A genomic window from Streptomyces sp. 846.5 includes:
- a CDS encoding pyridoxamine 5'-phosphate oxidase family protein, whose amino-acid sequence MGYHSGERAAQALAGETERADHLERSFRDTVPVVAASFLAQRQLLVVGAADGAGRMWATVLAGEPGFLSVPDERTVSVAAVPHPDDPLREALGGPDVRVGTIALEPATRRRMRVNGTARGGDLGFVLHAEQVFSNCPKYIQKRHPVRDTPAPRPGPAHRGTELTTRQQIVVGTADTFFLATADRDGRADASHRGGNPGFVETLSPTALRWREYPGNGAYMTLGNLELNPRAGLVLPDWKTGDLLLLTGEARTDWQERSVTFELTAVVELPGALPLRWSEPQYSPANPSPTPR is encoded by the coding sequence GTGGGCTACCACAGCGGCGAGCGCGCCGCCCAGGCGCTCGCCGGCGAGACGGAACGGGCCGATCACCTGGAGCGCAGCTTTCGCGACACGGTTCCGGTGGTGGCCGCGAGCTTCCTGGCGCAGCGCCAGCTGCTGGTCGTCGGCGCGGCCGACGGAGCCGGACGGATGTGGGCGACGGTGCTCGCCGGCGAGCCGGGGTTCCTCTCCGTCCCCGACGAGCGGACGGTGAGCGTCGCCGCCGTGCCGCACCCGGACGATCCGCTGCGCGAGGCGCTGGGCGGGCCGGACGTGCGGGTGGGCACGATCGCACTCGAACCGGCCACACGGCGGAGGATGCGCGTCAACGGCACCGCGCGCGGAGGTGACCTGGGGTTTGTCCTCCATGCCGAGCAGGTCTTCTCCAACTGCCCCAAGTACATCCAGAAGCGTCACCCGGTCCGGGACACCCCGGCTCCCCGGCCCGGACCGGCACACCGTGGCACCGAGCTGACGACCAGGCAGCAGATTGTCGTCGGCACCGCCGACACCTTCTTCCTCGCCACCGCGGACCGCGATGGGCGGGCCGACGCCTCGCACCGGGGCGGCAACCCCGGCTTCGTCGAGACCCTCTCGCCGACGGCGCTGCGCTGGCGTGAGTACCCGGGCAACGGCGCCTATATGACGCTGGGCAACCTGGAACTGAACCCGCGTGCCGGGCTCGTCCTCCCCGACTGGAAGACGGGCGATCTCCTGCTGCTCACCGGGGAGGCCCGGACCGACTGGCAGGAGCGGTCGGTCACCTTCGAGCTGACGGCGGTGGTCGAACTGCCCGGTGCACTGCCCCTGCGCTGGAGCGAGCCGCAGTACTCGCCCGCCAACCCGTCGCCGACACCCCGGTAG
- a CDS encoding VOC family protein, whose protein sequence is MPASLRTGHVGINVTDLDRSVAFYRDVLGLQVLGGSAPGTAPERRVAQLGKEGTLLLTIWQQAAGAHERDRAGLHHLAFEVDTVAEVREAEWALKERGATFQYDGVVPHGEGRDSGGVFFSDPDGTRLEVFTSSGVADEGKAPFADAPTCGFF, encoded by the coding sequence ATGCCCGCCTCCCTCCGCACCGGACACGTCGGCATCAACGTCACCGATCTGGACCGCTCGGTCGCGTTCTACCGCGACGTCCTCGGCCTGCAGGTTCTCGGCGGCTCGGCCCCGGGCACCGCGCCCGAGCGTCGCGTTGCCCAGCTCGGCAAGGAAGGGACGCTGCTGCTCACCATCTGGCAGCAGGCCGCCGGGGCGCACGAGCGCGACCGGGCCGGGCTGCACCACCTCGCGTTCGAGGTCGACACCGTGGCGGAGGTGCGCGAGGCGGAGTGGGCGTTGAAGGAGCGCGGCGCGACCTTCCAGTACGACGGCGTGGTCCCGCACGGGGAGGGCCGCGACTCCGGCGGTGTCTTCTTCAGCGACCCGGACGGCACCCGGCTGGAGGTCTTCACCAGCAGCGGCGTCGCGGACGAGGGCAAGGCCCCCTTCGCCGATGCTCCCACCTGCGGTTTCTTCTAG
- a CDS encoding DUF5670 family protein — MIVWVVLLLLVLVLFGVGFSVHLLWIAAIVLLIAWLLGFMRHGRSGGGRRSGGRRSGWRRG, encoded by the coding sequence ATGATTGTCTGGGTTGTTCTGCTTCTGCTGGTCCTGGTGCTGTTCGGGGTCGGCTTCTCCGTCCACCTGCTCTGGATCGCGGCGATCGTGCTGTTGATCGCCTGGCTGCTGGGCTTCATGCGCCATGGCCGCAGCGGCGGCGGGCGCCGGTCCGGGGGCCGCAGGTCCGGCTGGCGCCGCGGGTAG
- a CDS encoding CGNR zinc finger domain-containing protein gives MDALVDPRPLRGEPLSLDLLNTRWHDDQLFHRPDGLAVWLASNGLTGRAPAGRATLTALLEARDALLALRADPRDVTALNAVLAHGRVRRTLGADGLPHHEPEVADPSWLPAWLAADDYLDLLARGPQRIRECAHERCILTFFDTSQNGRRRWCSMSDCGNRAKAARHYAQQKS, from the coding sequence ATGGACGCCCTCGTCGACCCCCGGCCACTGCGCGGCGAACCGCTGTCGCTGGACCTGCTGAACACCCGCTGGCACGACGACCAGCTGTTCCATCGGCCCGACGGCCTCGCCGTCTGGCTCGCCTCCAACGGCCTGACCGGCCGCGCCCCCGCCGGCCGGGCGACGCTGACCGCGCTTCTGGAGGCCCGCGACGCCCTGCTCGCGCTCCGCGCGGACCCCCGCGACGTCACCGCGCTGAACGCCGTGCTGGCCCACGGCCGGGTCCGGCGCACCCTGGGCGCCGACGGCCTGCCGCACCACGAACCCGAGGTCGCCGACCCGTCCTGGCTGCCGGCCTGGCTGGCCGCCGACGACTACCTGGACCTGCTTGCGCGCGGGCCGCAGCGGATCCGCGAATGCGCGCACGAGCGCTGCATCCTGACCTTCTTCGACACCTCGCAGAACGGCCGCCGCCGCTGGTGCTCCATGTCCGACTGTGGCAACCGGGCCAAGGCGGCCCGCCACTACGCCCAGCAGAAGAGCTGA